Within the Streptomyces sp. NBC_00554 genome, the region GATCTACAAGCCCAACCCCAGCGGCCTGTTCGAGCCGTGGAACCCGAAGGTGAAGTGCCCTTGAAAACGCGTCGGGACCCGCTCCCCCAGGGGAGCGGGTCCCGATCCGCACTCGGCGCGACTCAGCGCACGAAACTCGGCGCGACTCAGCGCACGAACACCCCGGCCTGACCGGCCAGGTCCAGGAAGTACTGCGGCGCCACACCCAATACCAGCGTGACCGCCACACCCACCCCAATCGCCGTCATGGTCAACGGCGACGGCACGGCGACCGTAGGCCCGTCCGGCCGCGGCTCACTGAAGAACATGAGCACGATCACCCGGATGTAGAAGAACGCAGCGATCGCCGACGAGATCACACCGACCACGACCAGCGCGCCCGCGCCGCCCTCCGCCGCCGCCTTGAACACGGCGAACTTTCCGGCGAAGCCGGAGGTCAGCGGGATGCCCGCGAAGGCCAGCAGGAAGACCGCGAACACGGCCGCCACCAGCGGAGACCTGCGTCCGAGCCCGGCCCACTTGGACAGGTGGGTCGCCTCCCCGCCCGCGTCCCTCACCAAGGTCACCACGGCGAAGGCGCCGATCGTGACGAACGAGTACGCGCCGAGGTAGAAGAGCACCGACGAGACACCGTCCGGCGAGGTCGCGATGACACCCGCGAGGATGAAGCCCGCGTGCGCGATCGACGAGTACGCCAGGAGCCGTTTGATGTCGGTCTGTGTGATCGCGACGATCGCACCGCCCAGCATGGTGACGATCGCGACGGCCATCATGACCGGCCGCCAGTCCCAGCGCAGGCCGGGCAGGACGACGTACAGCAGTCGCAGCAGGGCGCCGAAGGCGGCCACCTTCGTCGCGGCGGCCATGAAGCCGGTGACCGGTGTCGGCGCGCCCTGGTAGACGTCCGGCGTCCACATGTGGAACGGCACCGCGCCGACCTTGAACAGCAGGCCCATGACGACCATCGCGGCGCCGATGAGCAGCAGCGCGTCGTTGCCCATGGTGTCGGCGAGTGCCGGGTCGATGTTCTGGATGGTGCCGTCGACGACCTGCGCGATCGTGGCGTACGACACCGAGCCCGCGTAGCCGTACAGCAGGGCGATGCCGAAGAGCGTGAACGCGGAGGCGAAGGCGCCGAGCAGGAAGTACTTGACTGCCGCTTCCTGTGACATGAGCCGCTTGCGGCGGGCTACGGCGCACAGGAGGTACAGCGGGAGCGAGAAGACTTCCAGCGCGATGAACAGCGTCAGCAGGTCGTTGGCCGCCGGGAAGATCAGCATGCCGCCGACCGCGAAGAGCAGGAGCGGGAACACCTCGGTGGTGGTGAACCCGGCCTTCACGGCGGCCTTTTCGCTGTCGCTTCCGGGTACGGACGCGGCCTGCGCGGCGAACGAGTCGACCCGGTTGCCGTGCGCCTCCGGGTCGAGCCGCCGCTCGGCGAAGGTGAACACGCCGAGCAGACCGGCAAGCAGGATCGTGCCCTGGAGGAACAGCGCGGGCCCGTCGACGGCGATCGCGCCCATGGCCGCGATGTGCGCCTTCGTGGTGCCGTATCCGCCTGCCGCGAGCGCCACGACCGCGGCGAACGCGGCGGCGAGTGCGACGGCGGACACAAACACCTGGGCGTAGTAACGGGACTTGCGCGGGACGAACGCCTCGATCAACACCCCGATGACCGCCGCCCCGATGACGATCAAGGTGGGCGACAATTGCCCGTATTCGATCTTCGGCGCGTCGATCTTGGAGATCGGGTCGGCCGCGGTTGTCCACAGGCTGTGGACGGCTGTTGCGCTCACTTGGCCGCCTCCACCTCGGGCTGGGGGTCCGTTTTATGGACGTCTGACATGGTCTGCTTGACCGCCGGGTTGACGATGTCGGTGAGCGGCTTCGGGTAGACGCCCAGGAAGATCAGCAGGGCGATCAGCGGGGTGACGACCAGAAGCTCACGCACCCTGAGGTCGGGCAACGCCGCCACCTGTGGCTTCACCGGGCCGGTCATCGTCCGCTGGTAGAGGACGAGCGTGTACAGCGCGGCGAGGACGATGCCGAAGGTGGCGATGATGCCGACGGCCGGGTAGCGCGCGAACACGCCGACCAGGACCAGGAATTCACTCACGAAGGGCGCGAGCCCGGGGAGCGAGAGGGTCGCCAGGCCGCCGATCAGGAAGGTGCCCGCGAGCACCGGGGCGACTTTCTGCACCCCTCCGTAGTCGGCGATCAGACGCGAACCGCGCCGCGAGATCAGGAAGCCCGCCACCAGCATCAGGGCGGCCGTCGAGATCCCGTGGTTGACCATGTAGAGCGTGGCGCCCGACTGACCCTGGCTGGTCATCGCGAAGATGCCCAGGATGATGAACCCGAAGTGCGAGATCGACGCGTACGCCACAAGGCGTTTGATGTCCCGCTGGCCGACCGCGAGCAGCGCCCCGTAGATGATGCTGATGAGCGCCAGTACGAGGATGACGGGCGTCGCCCACTTCGAGGCCTCCGGGAAGAGCTGGAGGCAGAAGCGGAGCATCGCGAAGGTGCCGACCTTGTCGACAACTGCCGTGATCAGTACGGCGACCGGGGTCGTGGCCTCCCCCATGGCATTGGGCAGCCAGGTGTGCAGCGGCCACAGCGGCGCCTTGACGGCGAACGCGAAGAAGAAGCCCAGGAACAGCCACCGCTCCGTATTGGTCGCCATCTCCAGCGAGCCGTTGGCGCGGGCCTCGGCGATCGCCTGGAGCGAGAAGTTCCCGGCCACTACGTAGAGACCGATCACGGCGGCCAGCATGATCAGGCCGCCGACCAGGTTGTAGAGGAGGAACTTCACGGCGGCGTAAGACCGTTGGGTGGCCGCCACCTCGTCGCCGTGCTCGTGGGCCTTGTCCCCGAAGCCGCCGATGAGGAAGTACATCGGGATGAGCATGGCTTCGAAGAAGATGTAGAAGAGGAAGACGTCGGTGGCCTCGAAGGAGATGATCACCATCGCCTCGACGGCCAGGATCAGGGCGAAGAAGCCCTGCGTCGGACGCCAGCGCGTGTTGCCGGTCTCGTGCGGATCGGCGTCGTGCCAGCCCGCCAGGATGATGAACGGGATCAGCAGCGCGGTCAGCGCGACGAGCGCCACCCCGATGCCGTCCACGCCCAGTTCGTAGCGCACCCCGAAGTCCGCGATCCAGGCGTGGGATTCGGTGAGCTGGTAGCGGTCGCCGTCTGGTTCGAAGCGGACCAGGACCACGATCGCCAGCACCAGCGTGGCGAGCGAGACGAGCAGCGCCAGCCACTTGGCGGCGACTCTTTGCGCGGCCGGCACCGCGGCCGTGGCGATCGCCCCGAGGGCCGGGAGCGCCGCCGTCGCTGTCAGCAGAGGAAAGGACATCGGTATCAGACCGCCCTCATCAGCAGGGTCGCGGCAATGAGGATCGCCGCACCGCCGAACATCGAGACCGCGTACGACCGCGCGTACCCGTTCTGCAGTTTGCGGAGCCGGCCGGAGAGGCCGCCCATCGAGGCCGCCGTGCCGTTGACGACCCCGTCGACCAGGGTGTGGTCGACGTACACCAGGGAGCGCGTGAGGTGCTCCCCGCCGCGCACAAGGACGACGTGGTTGAAGTCGTCCTGGAGCAGGTCGCGCCGGGCGGCCCGGGTGAGCAGCGAACCGCGCGGGGCGACGGCCGGGACGGGACGGCGCCCGTACTGGGCGTACGCGATTCCGACGCCGATGACGAGCACCACCATGGTGGCCAGGGTGACCGTCGTGGCGCTGATCGGTGCGTCACCGTGGTCGTGCCCGGTGATCGGCTCCAGCCAGTGCAGGAACCGGTCGCCGATGCTGAACAGGCCGCCCGCGAAGACCGACCCGAAGGCGAGCACGATCATCGGGATCGTCATCGACTTGGGCGACTCGTGCGGGTGCGGCTCATGGCCCTCGGCGTCCGGCTGCCAGCGCTTCTCGCCGAAGAAGGTCATCAGCATCACGCGCGTCATGTAGAACGCCGTGATGGCCGCGCCCAGCAGGGCCGCGCCGCCGAGGATCCAGCCCTCGGTGCCGCCCTTGGCGAAGGCCGCCTCGATGATCTTGTCCTTGGAGAAGAAGCCGGACAGACCGGGGAAGCCGATGATGGCGAGGTAGCCGAGGCCGAAGGTGACGAAGGTGACCGGCATGTACTTCCGCAGGCCGCCGTACTTCCTCATGTCGACCTCGTCGTTCATGCCGTGCATGACCGAACCGGCGCCGAGGAAGAGGCCGGCCTTGAAGAAGCCGTGCGTCACCAGGTGCATGATCGCAAAGACGTAGCCGATGGGGCCGAGCCCTGCGGCCAGCACCATGTAGCCGATCTGCGAC harbors:
- the nuoN gene encoding NADH-quinone oxidoreductase subunit NuoN, coding for MSATAVHSLWTTAADPISKIDAPKIEYGQLSPTLIVIGAAVIGVLIEAFVPRKSRYYAQVFVSAVALAAAFAAVVALAAGGYGTTKAHIAAMGAIAVDGPALFLQGTILLAGLLGVFTFAERRLDPEAHGNRVDSFAAQAASVPGSDSEKAAVKAGFTTTEVFPLLLFAVGGMLIFPAANDLLTLFIALEVFSLPLYLLCAVARRKRLMSQEAAVKYFLLGAFASAFTLFGIALLYGYAGSVSYATIAQVVDGTIQNIDPALADTMGNDALLLIGAAMVVMGLLFKVGAVPFHMWTPDVYQGAPTPVTGFMAAATKVAAFGALLRLLYVVLPGLRWDWRPVMMAVAIVTMLGGAIVAITQTDIKRLLAYSSIAHAGFILAGVIATSPDGVSSVLFYLGAYSFVTIGAFAVVTLVRDAGGEATHLSKWAGLGRRSPLVAAVFAVFLLAFAGIPLTSGFAGKFAVFKAAAEGGAGALVVVGVISSAIAAFFYIRVIVLMFFSEPRPDGPTVAVPSPLTMTAIGVGVAVTLVLGVAPQYFLDLAGQAGVFVR
- a CDS encoding NADH-quinone oxidoreductase subunit M; translation: MSFPLLTATAALPALGAIATAAVPAAQRVAAKWLALLVSLATLVLAIVVLVRFEPDGDRYQLTESHAWIADFGVRYELGVDGIGVALVALTALLIPFIILAGWHDADPHETGNTRWRPTQGFFALILAVEAMVIISFEATDVFLFYIFFEAMLIPMYFLIGGFGDKAHEHGDEVAATQRSYAAVKFLLYNLVGGLIMLAAVIGLYVVAGNFSLQAIAEARANGSLEMATNTERWLFLGFFFAFAVKAPLWPLHTWLPNAMGEATTPVAVLITAVVDKVGTFAMLRFCLQLFPEASKWATPVILVLALISIIYGALLAVGQRDIKRLVAYASISHFGFIILGIFAMTSQGQSGATLYMVNHGISTAALMLVAGFLISRRGSRLIADYGGVQKVAPVLAGTFLIGGLATLSLPGLAPFVSEFLVLVGVFARYPAVGIIATFGIVLAALYTLVLYQRTMTGPVKPQVAALPDLRVRELLVVTPLIALLIFLGVYPKPLTDIVNPAVKQTMSDVHKTDPQPEVEAAK
- the nuoL gene encoding NADH-quinone oxidoreductase subunit L, with the protein product MENLIALLVAAPLLGAAVLLCGGRRLDAVGHWIGTALAASSFVIGAILFADMLGKDAEHRAIGQHLFSWIPVEGFQADVAFQLDQLSMTFVLLISGVGSLIHLYSIGYMEHDERRRRFFGYLNLFLAAMLLLVLADNYLLLYVGWEGVGLASYLLIGFWQHKPSAATAAKKAFLVNRVGDMGLSIAIMLMFTTFGTFAFGPVLGTHEEPGLVGDATEGKLTAVALMLLLAACGKSAQVPLQSWLGDAMEGPTPVSALIHAATMVTAGVYLIVRSGAIFNAAPDAQLVVTVVGAVTLLFGAIVGCAKDDIKKALAGSTMSQIGYMVLAAGLGPIGYVFAIMHLVTHGFFKAGLFLGAGSVMHGMNDEVDMRKYGGLRKYMPVTFVTFGLGYLAIIGFPGLSGFFSKDKIIEAAFAKGGTEGWILGGAALLGAAITAFYMTRVMLMTFFGEKRWQPDAEGHEPHPHESPKSMTIPMIVLAFGSVFAGGLFSIGDRFLHWLEPITGHDHGDAPISATTVTLATMVVLVIGVGIAYAQYGRRPVPAVAPRGSLLTRAARRDLLQDDFNHVVLVRGGEHLTRSLVYVDHTLVDGVVNGTAASMGGLSGRLRKLQNGYARSYAVSMFGGAAILIAATLLMRAV